In one Ischnura elegans chromosome 13, ioIscEleg1.1, whole genome shotgun sequence genomic region, the following are encoded:
- the LOC124170054 gene encoding putative nuclease HARBI1, which yields MPGVLGYVDGTHIAIKAPREEEHLYVNRKLFHSINVQIVSNSDLKIYNILARYPGSSHDSFVWANSAIRQKLAEFWATGERCWLLGDSGYPHEPWLHTPILDAAEGTPEARFTRLHVKARSAVERCIGLLKGRFRCLLQARKMEYDPSKVCQFVNACSVLHNMCTLGGVPYGDDEFHMEDEIDRPPPVEQGARALLLEARAVRGDIIRRLQY from the exons ATGCCTGGTGTTTTGGGGTATGTTGATGGCACCCATATAGCCATAAAAGCTCCAAGGGAGGAAGAGCACTTATATGTGAACAGAAAGCTATTCCATTCAATTAATGTGCAAATA GTTAGCAACTCAgatctcaaaatttataatattttggcgAGATACCCGGGTAGCAGCCATGACTCTTTTGTGTGGGCTAATTCCGCCATTCGCCAGAAGCTGGCAGAATTTTGGGCTACGGGTGAGAGATGTTGGTTGCTAG GTGATTCTGGTTATCCACATGAGCCATGGCTCCATACCCCAATTTTGGATGCAGCAGAGGGCACACCCGAGGCACGTTTTACTCGCCTTCATGTGAAAGCACGTTCAGCAGTGGAACGATGCATTGGATTGTTGAAGGGAAGGTTTAGATGCCTTCTCCAAGCCAGGAAAATGGAGTATGACCCTAGCAAAGTATGCCAATTTGTCAATGCCTGCAGCGTCCTGCACAACATGTGTACGCTGGGTGGAGTTCCATATGGAGATGATGAATTCCATATGGAGGATGAAATTGATAGACCACCGCCAGTGGAACAAGGGGCTAGGGCCCTGCTTCTAGAAGCAAGAGCGGTGAGGGGAGACATTATCAGACGCCTTCAATATTAG
- the LOC124170173 gene encoding uncharacterized protein LOC124170173: MPDGSLPFFFEEGEASSSGEASTVGDGSTPSTSGMPPPAKKRRVCDADLDEKEERALAASEAMADAIPRIASAVEVVARNLEETRKTLESLTASVKEMKEM; encoded by the exons ATGCCCGATGGGAGCTTGCCCTTTTTCTTTGAGGAGGGAGAAGCTTCATCATCAGGAGAAGCTTCCACCGTAGGAGATGGTTCTACCCCTTCCACCTCGGGAATGCCTCCTCCTGCAAAAAAGAGGAGGGTTTGTG aCGCAGATCTCGATGAAAAGGAGGAGAGGGCCTTGGCTGCAAGCGAGGCTATGGCAGATGCTATTCCAAGAATAGCATCTGCTGTAGAGGTTGTAGCCAGGAATTTGGAGGAGACAAGGAAAACATTGGAGAGCCTCACAGCTTCTGTGAAGGAGATGAAGGAAATGTAA